From Coffea arabica cultivar ET-39 chromosome 2e, Coffea Arabica ET-39 HiFi, whole genome shotgun sequence, the proteins below share one genomic window:
- the LOC113732850 gene encoding psbP domain-containing protein 7, chloroplastic-like isoform X2, producing the protein MAIQMQHYSCLNACKIKTKFPYPICMTQSSNNDQKESLQQQAAVPPPADSANQFAPLASTFRRRLLTGVASASVVAVGANFAGITSFLLGLSPENARSLKLDVLYPIEGYSRCIEANQAFADQGFEFIYPANWVGDQTLLSRAAGKAERSLDPPGLKNGRKYVNEPIVAFGPPGSTGELNY; encoded by the exons ATGGCCATTCAGATGCAACACTATAGTTGCCTGAATGCATGCAAAATCAAGACCAAATTTCCCTATCCAATTTGCATGACTCAATCTTCTAATAATGACCAGAAAGAGAGTCTTCAGCAGCAAGCGGCAGTCCCTCCTCCCGCTGATTCTGCAAACCAATTTGCACCTTTAGCATCAACTTTCAGGAGGCGACTTCTCACAGGTGTTGCCTCGGCTTCTGTGGTTGCTGTTGGCGCTAATTTTGCCGGCATTACTAGCTTTCTTCTTGGGTTGTCGCCTGAAAATGCTAGGAGCTTGAAGCTAGATGTTCTTTATCCGATTGAGGGGTATAGCAGATGCATTGAAGCTAATCAAGCCTTTGCAGATCAAGGATTTG AGTTCATATATCCTGCAAATTGGGTTGGAGATCAAACTCTGTTGTCTAGAGCAGCTGGGAAGGCAGAAAGATCACTGGATCCACCAGGGCTTAAAAATGGCCGGAAATATGTAAATGAGCCAATTGTTGCATTTGGTCCACCGGGTTCGACTGGAGAGCTCAAT TATTGA
- the LOC113732850 gene encoding psbP domain-containing protein 7, chloroplastic-like isoform X1 — protein MAIQMQHYSCLNACKIKTKFPYPICMTQSSNNDQKESLQQQAAVPPPADSANQFAPLASTFRRRLLTGVASASVVAVGANFAGITSFLLGLSPENARSLKLDVLYPIEGYSRCIEANQAFADQGFEFIYPANWVGDQTLLSRAAGKAERSLDPPGLKNGRKYVNEPIVAFGPPGSTGELNVSVIVSTVPSNFSIEAFGSPKEVGEELIKTITGKRPDVKGTLIQSYSREDSSKNVRYYSLEFQVESPTFQRHNVAVFCTKGGRLFTLNAQAPESLWPQIKSDLYTIADSFSLTS, from the exons ATGGCCATTCAGATGCAACACTATAGTTGCCTGAATGCATGCAAAATCAAGACCAAATTTCCCTATCCAATTTGCATGACTCAATCTTCTAATAATGACCAGAAAGAGAGTCTTCAGCAGCAAGCGGCAGTCCCTCCTCCCGCTGATTCTGCAAACCAATTTGCACCTTTAGCATCAACTTTCAGGAGGCGACTTCTCACAGGTGTTGCCTCGGCTTCTGTGGTTGCTGTTGGCGCTAATTTTGCCGGCATTACTAGCTTTCTTCTTGGGTTGTCGCCTGAAAATGCTAGGAGCTTGAAGCTAGATGTTCTTTATCCGATTGAGGGGTATAGCAGATGCATTGAAGCTAATCAAGCCTTTGCAGATCAAGGATTTG AGTTCATATATCCTGCAAATTGGGTTGGAGATCAAACTCTGTTGTCTAGAGCAGCTGGGAAGGCAGAAAGATCACTGGATCCACCAGGGCTTAAAAATGGCCGGAAATATGTAAATGAGCCAATTGTTGCATTTGGTCCACCGGGTTCGACTGGAGAGCTCAATGTCAGTGTAATTGTCTCTACAGTCCCCAGTAATTTCTC TATTGAGGCATTTGGGAGTCCAAAAGAAGTTGGAGAAGAATTGATCAAGACGATCACTGGAAAACGTCCAGATGTAAAGGGAACCTTAATCCAATCATATTCAAGAGAGGATTCCTCCAAGAATGTTAGATATTACTCATTGGAATTCCAAGTTGAAAGCCCAACGTTTCAAAGACACAATGTTGCAGTATTTTGTACCAAGGGAGGAAGGCTGTTTACTCTGAATGCTCAGGCCCCAGAGTCACTCTGGCCACAAATTAAATCGGACTTGTATACAATTGCTGATTCTTTTAGTCTAACCTCATAA
- the LOC113729640 gene encoding probable methyltransferase At1g29790, whose protein sequence is MAKTCCPKPRLGRIIGWLQIILGGLVILVSLSSLFRFYSAGFFYHNEDICRHFYAVKDSYVNFDVRALTARMDEVLNKMDSLQIKLEMAVQQMERNKGDLRESNISKLEYKRYLEEEVIRPLYSAHIALRQIRLPRIEGNDTSNVKEDPLINTFVTEEIRKYITPKDNRVGKVNIYGTGKIYNTIGHACVSMKKELQEYMDYDIGSYCKDDWNLAQKLMVNGCDPLPRRRCLTRASKLYQRPYPINESLWKIPDGRNVRWSNYQCRNFECLSSKNPKRGYSKCTGCFEMEKETLKWVTNTSLPIDFLIKDVLAIKPGEIRIGLDFGVGTGTFAARMREQNVTIVSTALNLRAPFNEMIALRGLVPLYLTLNQRLPFFDNTLDLIHTTGFMDGWIDLQLLDFILFDWDRILRPGGLLWIDRFFCNRKDLDDYMYMFLQFRYKKHKWAISPKSKDEVYLSALLEKPPRAL, encoded by the coding sequence ATGGCCAAGACTTGTTGCCCAAAGCCTAGATTAGGCAGAATAATTGGCTGGCTTCAGATTATTCTGGGAGGGCTGGTGATTTTGGTTAGCTTATCGAGTTTATTTAGGTTCTACTCGGCTGGATTTTTCTATCATAACGAGGATATATGCCGCCATTTTTATGCAGTAAAAGATTCATATGTGAACTTTGATGTTAGAGCATTAACTGCTCGAATGGATGAAGTGCTTAATAAGATGGATAGCCTGCAGATTAAGCTTGAAATGGCTGTTCAGcagatggaaagaaacaaaggtGACCTTAGAGAGAGCAATATTTCGAAATTAGAGTATAAGAGATATCTGGAGGAGGAGGTGATTAGGCCTCTTTATAGTGCTCATATTGCTCTTAGGCAAATTAGGCTGCCTCGTATTGAAGGGAATGATACTAGTAATGTCAAGGAGGATCCTTTGATCAATACCTTCGTTACTGAGGAGATTAGGAAGTATATTACCCCGAAAGACAACAGAGTTGGGAAGGTTAACATCTATGGAACAGGGAAGATATATAACACTATAGGGCATGCTTGCGTTTCCATGAAGAAAGAATTGCAAGAATACATGGATTATGACATTGGATCATATTGTAAAGATGATTGGAACTTGGCACAGAAACTTATGGTGAATGGTTGTGATCCCTTGCCCCGGAGGCGTTGCTTGACAAGGGCTTCTAAGCTCTACCAAAGGCCTTACCCGATTAATGAGTCCCTTTGGAAAATCCCTGATGGTAGAAATGTAAGGTGGAGCAATTATCAGTGCAGGAACTTTGAGTGTTTGTCGAGCAAGAATCCTAAACGAGGCTATTCCAAATGCACAGGATGTTTTGAAATGGAGAAGGAGACGCTTAAGTGGGTAACAAATACCTCACTTCCTATTGATTTCTTGATTAAAGATGTTCTGGCCATCAAACCAGGTGAAATAAGGATAGGACTCGACTTTGGTGTTGGTACCGGTACATTTGCTGCAAGAATGAGAGAACAGAACGTCACAATTGTCTCCACTGCTCTGAACCTTCGGGCTCCTTTCAATGAGATGATTGCACTCAGAGGTTTGGTTCCTCTCTACTTGACATTGAATCAAAGGCTACCATTTTTTGATAACACCTTGGACTTGATTCACACAACTGGATTCATGGATGGCTGGATTGATTTGCAATTGTTGGACTTCATCCTATTTGATTGGGACCGTATCTTGAGGCCAGGAGGCTTGCTGTGGATTGACAGGTTCTTCTGCAATAGGAAGGATCTTGATGACTACATGTACATGTTTCTGCAGTTCAGGTACAAAAAACACAAGTGGGCAATTTCTCCTAAATCCAAGGATGAAGTATACCTATCCGCATTGCTAGAGAAGCCTCCTCGAGCTTTGTGA
- the LOC113732849 gene encoding zinc finger protein JACKDAW, protein MSNISGDDEPFKHYSASTPTNSDGSSIQQQQAPKDKKKRNPAGNPDPDAEVIALSPKTLMATKRFICEICQKGFQRDQNLQLHRRGHNLPWKLRQRTSTETRKRVYVCPETCCVHHHPSRALGDLTGIKKHYSRKHGEKKWKCDKCSKKYAVQSDWKAHSRTCGTREYKCECGTIFSRRDSFVTHRAFCDALAEENSKISQVLAANKGGTNIESPEDLETMSTRTFENKLGTSMAAPDLSHLDGTISMMKTPPNELMQMSMEPLNIAGLTMFPSTLLGSPRNLSFPSSRPQLSTNSPTVLKGYNDSNSKCHQEASIAQFSATALMQKAAQIGSIMRSNISSPMVQKGFTPNMAPLSYNGTLKYLSDTNIFHQRGTEKVSASDQLHDPLSNGDESSRMQNLGTNNGLLFNENLDFLHNNEGACDADDGDTTINGRNQAGIYARSLKNSNFMTLDLLGIGGFGHTVFHGMQQQEMDVEAATTVLEDASCIGYVSATDHSTHN, encoded by the exons atGTCAAACATTTCGGGAGATGATGAACCTTTCAAGCATTACAGTGCTTCAACACCAACAAATAGTGATGGATCTTCAATTCAACAGCAGCAAGCTCCAAAAGACAAGAAGAAGAGAAACCCAGCTGGAAATCCTG ATCCAGATGCTGAAGTGATAGCTTTATCACCTAAAACCCTCATGGCTACAAAAAGATTCATATGTGAAATTTGCCAGAAAGGGTTTCAAAGGGACCAAAACCTTCAATTACATCGACGGGGCCATAATCTTCCCTGGAAGCTGAGGCAAAGAACCAGTACAGAAACAAGGAAACGAGTCTACGTTTGTCCAGAAACTTGCTGTGTTCACCACCATCCATCTCGAGCTTTAGGTGATCTTACAGGGATTAAGAAACATTATTCCCGTAAACATGgtgaaaagaaatggaaatgtgATAAGTGCTCAAAAAAGTATGCAGTGCAATCTGACTGGAAAGCTCATTCAAGAACTTGTGGTACAAGGGAATATAAATGCGAATGTGGTACCATCTTCTCCAG GAGAGATAGTTTCGTCACGCATAGAGCTTTCTGTGACGCCCTAGCTGAAGAAAACAGCAAAATTAGCCAGGTGTTAGCAGCCAACAAGGGAGGTACTAATATAGAAAGCCCGGAAGATCTTGAAACCATGTCAACGAGGACATTCGAGAACAAGCTTGGCACATCCATGGCAGCACCTGACTTAAGCCACCTAGATGGGACAATCTCAATGATGAAGACGCCACCTAATGAACTTATGCAGATGTCTATGGAACCATTAAACATTGCTGGATTAACCATGTTCCCTTCAACACTTTTAGGCAGCCCAAGAAACCTATCCTTTCCATCTTCACGTCCTCAGCTGAGCACAAATTCACCAACAGTCTTGAAAGGTTATAATGACAGCAATAGCAAATGCCACCAAGAAGCCAGTATAGCCCAGTTTTCAGCAACAGCCCTGATGCAGAAAGCAGCTCAAATTGGTTCAATCATGAGGAGCAATATAAGTTCTCCAATGGTGCAAAAGGGTTTTACTCCAAATATGGCACCGTTGTCCTACAATGGAACATTAAAGTATTTGAGCGATACGAACATATTTCATCAAAGGGGAACAGAAAAGGTTTCAGCATCAGATCAGCTTCATGACCCCCTTAGTAATGGAGATGAGAGCTCCAGAATGCAGAATTTGGGAACCAACAACGGTCTATTATTTAACGAAAACCTGGATTTCTTGCATAATAATGAGGGCGCTTGTGATGCAGATGATGGTGATACAACTATAAATGGAAGGAACCAAGCAGGGATTTATGCAAGAAGTCTCAAGAACTCGAATTTCATGACTCTGGATTTATTGGGGATCGGTGGATTCGGACATACAGTTTTTCATGGAATGCAGCAGCAAGAGATGGATGTTGAAGCAGCCACAACAGTACTAGAGGATGCAAGCTGCATCGGATACGTTTCAGCAACGGATCATTCAACTCACAATTGA